A genomic window from Sulfurimonas paralvinellae includes:
- a CDS encoding response regulator, with product MDLLAAYQNELLALVAILVVILIYIKIKRKNEDNEAAEEAEDQTIAVTDETLFEHEEAVENTEDAQTVNQAEQETASDEESIEMLDGKEEGDFGIVESTTADKKAPQEKKIHKRDVPPHAKIVKEDFKEFSGQRLLLAEDNIINQKVIQGLLAESGIEIVVANDGVDALEILEKDDNFIMVLMDAHMPRMDGFEATRKIRENPKYDHIVVVALSGDTAADDIRKMTEAGMTEHLEKPLKMDALYDVLYAYTPDENTSQTDDNYSELDVEEGLEISGDDSEFYHEILEEFIKSYENAHEVIDRFIKHNNIDNADKLLLDIIGVSANIGAQNLNKIAVQLKTSLREDDNHKSRLLFTFKEKLEALIKEIKKYLHSQS from the coding sequence ATGGACCTTTTAGCTGCCTATCAAAACGAACTTTTAGCTTTAGTCGCCATTTTAGTTGTCATACTGATATATATAAAAATAAAACGCAAAAATGAGGACAATGAAGCTGCTGAAGAGGCTGAAGATCAGACTATTGCAGTTACTGATGAAACTCTTTTCGAACACGAAGAAGCAGTTGAAAATACAGAAGATGCACAGACTGTAAATCAGGCAGAACAAGAAACAGCAAGTGATGAAGAATCTATCGAAATGCTTGACGGCAAAGAGGAAGGTGATTTCGGAATCGTAGAAAGCACAACAGCTGACAAAAAAGCTCCCCAAGAAAAAAAGATACACAAACGAGATGTACCGCCACATGCAAAAATAGTAAAAGAAGACTTTAAAGAATTTTCGGGACAGCGCCTCTTACTAGCAGAAGACAACATTATCAATCAAAAAGTCATCCAGGGTCTTCTAGCAGAAAGCGGCATTGAAATTGTAGTGGCAAATGACGGTGTTGATGCTTTGGAAATTTTAGAAAAAGATGATAATTTCATAATGGTTCTCATGGATGCCCATATGCCGCGTATGGATGGTTTCGAAGCAACGCGTAAAATCAGAGAAAATCCAAAATACGATCATATAGTTGTTGTAGCACTCAGCGGTGACACAGCAGCTGATGATATCAGAAAAATGACAGAAGCCGGTATGACAGAGCATCTTGAAAAACCACTTAAAATGGATGCACTTTACGATGTACTCTATGCCTATACACCTGATGAAAATACTTCACAGACAGATGACAACTATAGTGAACTCGATGTTGAAGAAGGTCTGGAAATTTCAGGAGATGACAGTGAATTTTATCATGAAATACTCGAAGAGTTCATAAAAAGTTATGAAAATGCCCATGAAGTTATTGACAGGTTTATTAAACACAACAACATCGACAATGCAGATAAACTATTACTTGATATTATAGGCGTCTCGGCAAACATCGGTGCTCAAAATCTCAACAAAATAGCAGTCCAGCTCAAAACATCTCTGCGTGAGGATGACAATCACAAATCAAGACTTCTTTTTACATTTAAAGAAAAACTTGAAGCACTCATCAAAGAGATTAAAAAATACCTTCATTCACAAAGCTAG
- a CDS encoding c-type cytochrome: MANKSVWSDNRFWQRSATWVTGFASILLIWLTFDTSAQIAMGNDQDLKNGVTKRVPGPTVINYKITYEMSAKRGHEVPVIGEKEKFFGRDDYSEEEAGALLHLGKLGSQAKNCMDCHTLLGNGAYYAPDLTKAWLDPAWGPDGAMQALTGKNTKEEAMAEFLQHPDQYPTHARMMPNLGITAEEAKGLVAFLKHMSSIDTNGFPRNFGHMQGAINGK; this comes from the coding sequence GTGGCTAATAAATCTGTATGGAGTGACAATCGTTTCTGGCAGCGTTCAGCAACGTGGGTTACAGGTTTTGCATCGATACTACTGATTTGGCTAACGTTTGATACGTCGGCACAAATTGCAATGGGTAACGATCAAGATCTTAAAAATGGTGTAACAAAAAGGGTTCCAGGACCTACTGTTATTAATTACAAGATTACATATGAAATGAGTGCAAAACGCGGTCATGAAGTTCCGGTAATCGGAGAAAAAGAGAAGTTCTTTGGTCGTGATGATTATTCAGAAGAAGAAGCGGGAGCTCTCCTTCACTTAGGTAAACTGGGTTCACAGGCTAAAAACTGTATGGATTGTCATACACTTCTTGGTAATGGAGCTTATTATGCACCAGACTTGACAAAAGCATGGTTAGACCCAGCTTGGGGACCAGATGGTGCAATGCAGGCATTAACTGGAAAAAACACAAAAGAAGAAGCTATGGCTGAATTCTTACAACATCCTGACCAATATCCTACACATGCTCGTATGATGCCTAATTTAGGTATTACAGCTGAAGAGGCTAAAGGTTTGGTTGCATTTTTAAAACATATGTCATCAATAGATACAAATGGTTTCCCAAGAAACTTTGGACATATGCAAGGAGCTATCAATGGCAAATAA
- a CDS encoding radical SAM/SPASM domain-containing protein, which translates to MFRLSNLIASVVEDKKERILDGSIAIWNFTNRCNLSCLHCYSKSTLDEVDTLTTEQIKKTILEMKANGVKFIIFSGGEPLTRKDLFEIAEFCRENGIITYLSSNGLYFTKGNIQKITDTFNYVGVSIDGDEPTHDYFRGLKGAFKETLKAVLLANQTGSKVGIRFTMTKDTIDSLEYIFDLAEKHNIPKIYVSHLVYSGRGLDNLKMDLTKEQRRKAVEFILDKAFQYYETGRDIEIVTGNMEMDAILLLEKFGKKYPDLKDKMRDRLIKWGGNSAGRKLLNINSEGDVRPDPFFPLIVGNIINQNFGDIWQSGELLDELRIHPRKQISGICSDCKQIDICNGGSRARAYAISGDLWAEDPSCYLTKEERESI; encoded by the coding sequence ATGTTTCGATTGTCCAATCTCATTGCTTCGGTAGTTGAGGATAAAAAAGAGAGAATTTTAGACGGCAGCATCGCCATATGGAACTTTACAAACCGCTGTAATCTTTCATGCCTTCATTGCTACTCTAAATCGACTCTTGATGAAGTAGATACGCTCACTACAGAGCAGATAAAAAAAACGATTTTAGAGATGAAAGCAAATGGTGTTAAATTTATCATCTTCTCAGGAGGAGAACCGCTCACGCGAAAAGATCTTTTTGAGATAGCTGAATTTTGTAGGGAAAACGGTATTATTACCTACCTTTCAAGCAATGGTCTCTATTTTACAAAAGGTAATATTCAAAAGATTACAGATACTTTTAATTATGTTGGAGTTAGCATTGACGGTGATGAACCTACTCATGATTACTTTCGCGGATTAAAAGGTGCTTTTAAAGAGACACTCAAAGCTGTTTTATTGGCAAACCAGACCGGTTCAAAAGTCGGCATCCGTTTTACGATGACAAAAGATACAATCGACTCACTGGAGTATATTTTTGATCTTGCAGAGAAACACAATATACCAAAAATCTATGTCTCTCACCTTGTCTATTCCGGTAGAGGCCTTGATAATTTAAAGATGGATCTAACAAAGGAGCAACGCCGCAAAGCAGTAGAGTTCATACTTGACAAAGCTTTTCAATATTATGAAACTGGTCGTGATATAGAGATTGTTACCGGAAATATGGAAATGGATGCTATACTCTTACTTGAGAAATTCGGCAAAAAATATCCGGACTTAAAAGATAAAATGAGAGATAGGCTTATTAAATGGGGTGGTAATTCTGCAGGACGAAAACTGCTCAATATAAATTCAGAAGGTGATGTTCGTCCTGACCCGTTTTTTCCGCTTATTGTCGGTAATATCATCAATCAAAACTTTGGGGATATCTGGCAAAGCGGTGAATTGCTTGATGAGCTTCGTATACACCCAAGAAAACAGATTTCCGGAATATGTAGTGACTGTAAACAGATAGATATCTGTAATGGCGGTTCTCGCGCACGTGCATATGCTATCAGCGGAGATCTTTGGGCAGAAGATCCATCATGCTACTTAACTAAAGAAGAAAGAGAGAGTATTTAA
- a CDS encoding cbb3-type cytochrome c oxidase subunit I — protein sequence MANNHLTSESKQLATWYFTFAAIIFGAQLLFGLVAAIQYVMPGFLYGVLDFSIARILHINALVVWMVFAMFGSVYWLLPDETGIETVGIKLGKLLFWIFAAAIVVVVLVYLLVQVGPADATTIWFITEGREYIEAPRWADWGIVVVALGFVANLFLTGIKGKQTGIVTVLMADMIAFAGLYLAGMFFTDNISVDQYWWWWVIHLWVEATWEVFVGSIAAYGLITMIGAHRKVVEMWLWIEVAMLFGSGILGLGHHYFWIGTPEYWWEIGALFSALEPLPLVAMFIHVLYDWGKTQGGEEAKGSDVSVINNKPAFTWFVLNAFGNFLGAGIWGFFHTLPQVNLYTHGTQFTSAHGHLAFFGAYATILVGMMYIAVQGTNGLKVMKHTKASIWAVSMITGGVVGMTVALTIAGYVQVLVSRAQMGATWAGYFDGQSGMWFIQAMDWRLIMGAVTFLGFVFLAKDLLTTGKNPVHER from the coding sequence ATGGCAAATAATCATTTAACATCAGAGTCAAAACAATTAGCAACATGGTACTTTACTTTTGCTGCTATCATTTTTGGTGCTCAATTACTTTTTGGTTTAGTTGCAGCAATTCAGTACGTAATGCCAGGTTTCCTTTATGGAGTATTAGACTTCTCTATTGCTAGAATCTTACACATCAATGCTCTTGTAGTATGGATGGTTTTTGCAATGTTTGGTTCAGTTTACTGGTTATTACCTGATGAAACAGGTATAGAAACTGTTGGTATTAAACTTGGAAAGCTTCTTTTTTGGATCTTTGCAGCTGCTATCGTTGTCGTTGTGTTGGTTTACCTTCTTGTTCAAGTAGGTCCGGCAGATGCAACAACTATCTGGTTCATTACTGAAGGACGTGAATATATCGAAGCGCCTCGTTGGGCTGACTGGGGTATTGTAGTAGTAGCGTTAGGATTTGTTGCAAACTTATTCTTAACAGGTATAAAAGGTAAACAAACAGGAATTGTAACTGTTCTTATGGCAGATATGATTGCATTTGCAGGTCTTTACTTAGCTGGTATGTTCTTTACTGACAATATCTCTGTTGATCAATACTGGTGGTGGTGGGTAATCCACTTATGGGTTGAAGCTACATGGGAAGTTTTTGTTGGTTCAATCGCTGCTTATGGTCTTATCACTATGATCGGTGCACACCGTAAAGTTGTTGAGATGTGGCTATGGATAGAGGTTGCGATGCTATTTGGTTCAGGTATTCTTGGACTAGGTCACCACTACTTCTGGATCGGTACACCTGAGTACTGGTGGGAAATTGGTGCACTCTTCTCAGCTCTAGAACCACTACCACTTGTTGCAATGTTTATCCACGTACTTTATGACTGGGGTAAAACACAAGGTGGTGAAGAAGCTAAAGGTAGTGATGTATCTGTTATCAATAATAAACCTGCGTTTACATGGTTTGTTCTTAATGCATTTGGTAACTTCTTAGGTGCTGGTATCTGGGGATTCTTCCACACACTACCACAGGTAAACCTTTATACTCACGGTACACAGTTTACTTCAGCACACGGTCACTTGGCATTCTTTGGTGCATATGCAACTATCCTTGTAGGTATGATGTATATCGCAGTTCAAGGGACAAATGGTCTTAAAGTTATGAAACATACAAAAGCTTCAATCTGGGCTGTTAGTATGATCACTGGTGGTGTTGTCGGTATGACAGTAGCACTGACTATTGCCGGATACGTTCAAGTTCTTGTCTCACGTGCACAAATGGGTGCTACATGGGCAGGATACTTTGACGGTCAAAGCGGTATGTGGTTTATACAAGCAATGGATTGGAGACTTATTATGGGTGCTGTAACATTCCTAGGTTTTGTATTCCTTGCAAAAGATTTACTTACTACTGGTAAAAATCCAGTACACGAAAGATAA
- a CDS encoding c-type cytochrome, translated as MKTFTILLLLITTSLTADTLTGKKVFETYCWGCHHQTAMAFGPPFNQIAAKRTKAEVEAYIASPKSMYKAFGYKRTVMTQLNLNAQELDLISDYILSFKGKK; from the coding sequence ATGAAAACTTTCACAATTTTACTCTTATTAATTACAACATCATTAACAGCTGATACACTTACAGGGAAAAAAGTTTTTGAAACATACTGTTGGGGTTGTCATCACCAAACAGCTATGGCTTTTGGACCGCCATTTAATCAAATAGCAGCTAAAAGAACAAAAGCCGAGGTAGAAGCGTACATTGCTTCTCCAAAATCAATGTACAAAGCTTTTGGCTACAAAAGAACAGTAATGACGCAACTAAACTTAAATGCGCAAGAGCTCGATCTGATCAGTGACTATATACTCTCTTTTAAAGGAAAAAAATAA
- the rsmH gene encoding 16S rRNA (cytosine(1402)-N(4))-methyltransferase RsmH gives MQNIPHIPVLYREVVSAFENIEDGIIIDCTMGYGGHSSMILDANPNIKLIAIDQDQTAIDFSRKRLEKYGDRVEIRKGRFSQVIQDILREIDPRDIKGLLADIGVSSLQLDQKDRGFSYESENLDMRMDKDAPLSASNVVNEYSQNELEKILLEYGELRNYKKIASEIVKNRPFTSAKELSDRLKSFMPRGKKIHPATLLMQAIRIEVNNELGELKSLLESIENARLPHAKIAVISFHSLEDRIVKKIFSKWSKSCICPPEAIRCSCGNDHQLGHILTKKPIMAKDDELRENARSRSAKMRIFQMDIEE, from the coding sequence TTGCAAAATATTCCACATATTCCAGTCTTGTACAGAGAGGTCGTGTCAGCTTTTGAAAATATAGAAGATGGAATTATTATTGACTGTACTATGGGATATGGCGGTCACTCCTCAATGATTCTCGATGCAAATCCAAATATCAAGCTTATAGCTATAGATCAAGACCAGACAGCTATAGACTTCTCACGCAAAAGACTTGAAAAGTACGGTGATAGAGTTGAGATACGAAAAGGGCGTTTTTCTCAGGTTATTCAAGATATTCTGCGTGAGATAGATCCAAGAGATATCAAAGGCCTGCTTGCAGATATAGGAGTATCGTCACTGCAGCTCGATCAAAAAGATCGTGGATTTTCCTATGAGAGTGAGAATCTTGATATGCGTATGGATAAAGATGCACCACTCTCGGCGTCCAATGTCGTCAATGAATATTCACAAAACGAGCTAGAAAAGATACTGCTGGAATATGGAGAGCTGCGTAACTATAAAAAAATTGCCTCAGAAATAGTGAAAAACCGTCCTTTTACTTCAGCTAAAGAGCTGAGCGACAGACTCAAATCTTTTATGCCAAGAGGTAAAAAGATTCATCCTGCGACACTTTTAATGCAGGCAATACGCATAGAGGTAAATAATGAACTCGGTGAGCTGAAGTCACTGCTTGAAAGCATTGAAAATGCGAGACTGCCTCATGCAAAGATAGCTGTTATCTCATTCCATTCGTTAGAAGACAGAATAGTGAAAAAGATCTTTTCAAAGTGGTCAAAATCCTGCATATGCCCGCCTGAAGCAATACGCTGCAGTTGTGGAAACGATCACCAGCTTGGTCACATTCTTACGAAAAAACCGATTATGGCAAAGGATGATGAGCTCAGAGAAAATGCCAGAAGTAGAAGTGCAAAGATGCGGATATTTCAGATGGATATCGAGGAGTAG
- a CDS encoding nitrite reductase codes for MRLNKLVISVAALAVVSSGLFAGTSHMNVEKMFEKECQGCHGPNHEGGVGADLRPAKLKDKNSYSLAQTILNGRPGTAMPPFAEKMNKADAQKMVDYLQHFKGKKIEVLTLDAVKKGWKKLNDRMALLKKYPHAADVKKVTDICFVTERDAARVVFVDGTNGKVLSKHPAGFAVHVTVTNKRQPRYAYSISRSGLVTMFDLASKGQQKIAQCQVGSESRGLAVSPDGKYLMAGNYVPGGAVLMDAMTLEPLKVYPTSSVINMDGDIGSSRVAGIYDTPYGPYIAFALKDAGHVYIVDYSKPNYPIVGDIPNIGKILHDGFENEGKEIGRYLMQASQGSDVMGVVDFKTKSLVAKVYTGPGSKPHPGQGSSWYNDRYGQLYATNSMNVGDVVIWDSSWDVVAHVRTAGGGLFVGTSEHTPFIWSDCVLGGKANWNKMYLINKQTLETDRIITVGTKRGTVTDPVTHKVLYSWKVPTVKDKKGKVVIPRILHAEPANHGHWTMISEWNAGRIGIYEAKTGKFVKYIKGLTTPTFTYSIEHRQSIPGA; via the coding sequence ATGAGATTAAATAAATTAGTTATATCAGTTGCAGCACTTGCAGTTGTAAGTTCAGGTTTATTTGCCGGCACTTCACATATGAATGTTGAAAAAATGTTCGAAAAAGAGTGTCAAGGATGTCATGGACCAAATCACGAAGGTGGTGTTGGTGCTGATTTACGTCCAGCGAAGTTAAAAGACAAAAATTCATATTCACTTGCTCAGACTATTTTAAATGGCCGTCCGGGTACGGCAATGCCTCCGTTTGCTGAAAAAATGAATAAAGCAGATGCACAAAAAATGGTTGACTACCTACAACACTTCAAAGGTAAGAAAATTGAAGTTCTTACTTTGGATGCTGTTAAAAAAGGGTGGAAAAAGCTCAATGACAGAATGGCATTGTTGAAAAAATATCCTCACGCAGCAGATGTAAAAAAAGTAACAGATATCTGTTTCGTTACAGAACGTGATGCTGCACGTGTTGTTTTTGTTGATGGCACAAATGGAAAAGTTTTATCAAAACACCCTGCCGGATTTGCTGTTCACGTAACAGTGACAAATAAACGTCAGCCTCGTTATGCATACTCTATCAGTCGTTCAGGTCTGGTAACTATGTTCGACCTTGCTTCAAAAGGTCAGCAAAAAATTGCACAGTGTCAAGTCGGGTCTGAATCTCGTGGTCTTGCAGTTTCACCAGATGGTAAATACCTCATGGCAGGTAACTATGTTCCAGGTGGTGCAGTACTTATGGATGCTATGACATTAGAGCCGTTAAAAGTATACCCTACATCATCTGTTATCAATATGGATGGAGACATCGGTTCAAGCCGGGTTGCAGGTATTTATGATACTCCGTACGGTCCATACATTGCATTTGCACTTAAAGATGCAGGGCATGTTTATATAGTAGATTACTCTAAACCAAACTATCCAATCGTTGGAGATATTCCAAATATCGGTAAAATCTTACACGATGGTTTTGAAAATGAAGGTAAAGAGATCGGTCGTTACTTAATGCAAGCATCTCAAGGTTCTGATGTAATGGGCGTTGTTGATTTTAAAACGAAATCTCTCGTTGCTAAAGTCTATACAGGTCCAGGAAGCAAGCCTCACCCAGGTCAAGGATCTAGCTGGTACAATGACAGATATGGTCAGCTTTATGCTACAAACAGTATGAATGTTGGTGATGTTGTTATCTGGGATAGCAGCTGGGATGTTGTTGCACACGTTAGAACTGCTGGTGGTGGTCTTTTCGTTGGTACAAGTGAGCATACACCATTTATCTGGTCAGACTGTGTACTTGGCGGAAAAGCTAACTGGAACAAAATGTATCTTATCAACAAACAAACTCTTGAAACAGACAGAATCATCACTGTTGGAACAAAAAGAGGTACTGTTACAGACCCTGTAACACACAAAGTACTTTACAGCTGGAAAGTGCCAACAGTTAAAGATAAAAAAGGTAAAGTTGTGATTCCTAGAATCTTACACGCTGAACCTGCTAATCATGGTCACTGGACTATGATCTCTGAATGGAATGCTGGTCGTATCGGTATCTATGAAGCAAAAACTGGTAAATTCGTTAAATACATCAAAGGTTTAACAACGCCGACTTTTACTTACTCTATCGAACATAGACAATCAATTCCAGGTGCGTAA
- a CDS encoding cytochrome D1 domain-containing protein: protein MIKKLLIGALVSAAFFTHSQAKEKYFVVERESSSVAVIENGLPRHHMQNMHNMNHGVIKFYDNDGYLISRDGYIVRFDPRSEKKLNEYKTSKSAIGFVINKNYVAVANYDDKSVDILSRDLKPIEKIKTGSRNVGIKIYKNYLVFSEMDKDAIAIYEDVNRGRGKPHFKLVKEFKNVGVMPFDAMIKGDKYINGFFQSPWFGVVDLDTLKFEKIQLQLDDRKPVLKVPHFGFWSISDSKVFIPAVGDNKVFVFTPDFKFIKAIKTEGLPVFTALSPDKKYLAVTFSGKKFPVIQIIDTKTLRVIKRFEFDGKVLHLRWSNEKPELYISVNDSNKVAVLNTKGWWLKREILTIKKPSGIFIYQKGK from the coding sequence ATGATAAAAAAACTGCTAATAGGAGCACTTGTCAGTGCAGCATTTTTCACACATTCACAGGCAAAAGAAAAATATTTCGTTGTTGAGAGAGAAAGCAGTTCTGTAGCTGTTATTGAAAATGGTCTACCACGCCATCATATGCAAAATATGCACAATATGAACCATGGTGTCATCAAATTCTATGATAATGACGGTTATCTCATCTCACGTGACGGCTATATTGTACGATTTGATCCACGCAGTGAGAAAAAGCTGAATGAGTATAAAACAAGCAAAAGTGCCATCGGTTTTGTCATTAACAAAAACTATGTAGCCGTTGCAAATTATGATGATAAAAGTGTCGATATTCTCTCACGTGATCTAAAACCGATAGAGAAGATCAAGACAGGATCACGCAACGTGGGAATAAAAATCTATAAAAACTATCTTGTCTTTTCTGAAATGGACAAGGATGCCATCGCCATTTATGAAGATGTAAACAGAGGCAGAGGAAAACCTCATTTTAAACTTGTCAAGGAGTTTAAAAATGTAGGTGTCATGCCTTTTGATGCTATGATCAAAGGTGACAAATACATCAATGGATTTTTTCAGTCTCCATGGTTTGGCGTTGTTGACTTAGACACACTGAAATTTGAAAAGATTCAACTGCAACTCGATGACAGAAAACCGGTACTCAAAGTACCTCACTTTGGATTTTGGTCTATCAGTGATTCCAAAGTATTTATTCCTGCAGTGGGCGATAACAAAGTATTTGTATTTACACCGGATTTCAAATTCATAAAAGCTATTAAAACAGAAGGTCTTCCTGTATTTACAGCACTTTCACCAGATAAAAAATATTTGGCAGTGACTTTCAGCGGCAAGAAATTTCCTGTTATTCAAATAATAGATACAAAAACACTCAGAGTCATCAAAAGATTTGAGTTTGACGGCAAGGTTTTACATCTTCGCTGGTCAAATGAAAAACCTGAACTTTATATATCTGTCAATGACTCCAACAAAGTAGCAGTTTTAAATACTAAAGGCTGGTGGTTAAAACGTGAGATACTCACTATAAAAAAACCATCCGGAATATTTATCTATCAAAAAGGCAAATAA